In Paenibacillus sp. FSL M7-0420, a single genomic region encodes these proteins:
- a CDS encoding RluA family pseudouridine synthase, which produces MNTRRTRNQGNRTSNHKQGTRSGAPAKPAAAPKSYTVAEPAELLAWLLKTITNKGRNSIKSMLSRGQVAVNGKPVTKHNHQLHPGQTVTIDQEKPAEAKELLGLTIVHEDDDIIVIQKDAGLLSIATGEDNELTAYRQLMEHVRLSNPKNRVYVVHRLDRDTSGVMMFARSEAIQQSLQNSWKETVKERSYVALVEGAVKKSEGTISSWLKETSTLKMYSSPHEGDGLHAVTRYKLIQANRHFSLLEVHLETGRKNQIRVHMADIGHPIAGDKKYGAETKAVGRLGLHARVLSFVHPTTGEILTFESAIPKTFLKYTAPAPTN; this is translated from the coding sequence ATGAATACAAGAAGAACCAGAAATCAGGGGAACAGAACCTCTAACCATAAACAGGGAACAAGATCCGGGGCCCCTGCCAAGCCGGCAGCTGCACCCAAATCCTATACGGTGGCCGAGCCGGCGGAGCTGCTTGCTTGGCTGCTGAAGACGATTACGAACAAGGGGCGCAACTCGATCAAATCCATGCTCTCCCGCGGGCAGGTTGCTGTGAACGGCAAGCCGGTGACGAAGCATAACCATCAGCTCCATCCCGGCCAGACCGTAACGATTGACCAGGAGAAGCCTGCCGAAGCCAAGGAGCTGCTCGGGCTGACCATTGTCCATGAGGATGACGATATTATCGTGATTCAGAAGGATGCGGGGCTCCTGTCCATCGCAACCGGAGAAGATAATGAACTGACGGCTTACCGCCAGCTGATGGAGCATGTCCGCCTGAGCAACCCGAAGAACCGCGTCTATGTCGTGCACCGGCTGGACCGTGATACCTCGGGTGTCATGATGTTTGCCCGCAGCGAGGCGATTCAGCAGTCCCTTCAGAACAGCTGGAAGGAGACCGTCAAGGAACGCTCCTACGTGGCTCTGGTGGAAGGTGCCGTTAAGAAATCCGAAGGCACGATCAGCTCCTGGCTGAAGGAGACCTCCACGCTGAAGATGTACTCCAGTCCGCATGAGGGAGACGGGCTGCATGCCGTAACCCGCTATAAGCTGATCCAGGCGAACCGCCACTTCTCCCTGCTGGAGGTGCATCTGGAGACCGGACGGAAGAATCAGATCCGTGTCCACATGGCCGACATCGGCCATCCGATTGCCGGAGACAAGAAGTACGGCGCAGAGACCAAGGCGGTCGGCCGTCTCGGCCTGCATGCCCGAGTGCTCTCGTTCGTTCATCCAACCACAGGCGAAATCCTGACGTTTGAGAGCGCGATTCCGAAGACTTTTCTGAAATACACGGCACCGGCACCTACGAACTAA
- a CDS encoding CLC_0170 family protein, producing the protein MIRLLGSLAGILLFSALLLLVVDIRIYSNRGWLREKKYAKVIAWSYILLSLMICIGLLLYI; encoded by the coding sequence ATGATCCGATTGCTGGGAAGTCTAGCCGGGATACTGTTGTTCTCGGCCCTGCTTCTGCTGGTGGTGGATATCCGAATTTACAGTAACCGGGGCTGGCTCCGGGAGAAAAAGTACGCAAAGGTCATAGCCTGGAGCTATATCCTGCTCTCCCTGATGATCTGTATCGGCCTGCTCCTCTATATCTAG
- a CDS encoding Ger(x)C family spore germination protein, with protein MKIQLPRTLALLLLLTIAAPLLSGCWDQVEIEDRALVLGLSIDKIPADDTQNEDRVTHIHDNSLPTEMISVTAQIAVPGRVPLGPGTGGSAGEGKTSPVWVVSVRGISLDDAMNNLQQQIADPRYLVHLRIIIISEEIARGSLAELNDYLRRNPEIRRRTWLLVSEGRASAFMDVNPPLQRVPTLYILSMMEKSVSSGKFPRDYIGTFWSADSKWGQSAYLPYVALRNRDNILIKGLAYFSGGKMAGKTAPIEIGGFMAMQGMDPGGYSTLLPTQELGIVMTKINERFTRTRSYIKDGKPCLSYEIFLEGDLDEHYSSDVPVNSPQKLHEIEREFEQQIQTVLTGLVKQTQQDHSDIFGMGEQIRSHHPAYWREHIRGKNDWESLYSSVGVDIRLTLHIRRVGLKHD; from the coding sequence ATGAAAATACAGCTTCCGCGCACGCTCGCCCTGCTCCTGCTGCTCACTATAGCTGCCCCGCTGCTCAGCGGATGCTGGGATCAGGTGGAGATTGAGGACCGCGCGCTGGTTCTCGGCCTATCCATTGACAAGATCCCTGCAGACGATACGCAAAATGAAGACCGGGTGACTCACATCCATGATAACTCTCTGCCTACGGAGATGATCAGTGTCACCGCTCAGATTGCCGTTCCGGGCAGAGTCCCGCTGGGCCCTGGCACCGGCGGCAGCGCAGGGGAAGGCAAGACCAGTCCTGTCTGGGTAGTCAGCGTGCGCGGCATCTCGCTCGATGACGCCATGAATAATCTGCAGCAGCAGATTGCCGACCCGCGTTATCTGGTTCACCTGCGGATCATCATCATCAGCGAGGAGATTGCCCGGGGCAGCCTTGCCGAGCTGAATGATTATCTGCGGCGCAACCCGGAAATCCGGCGCAGAACCTGGCTGCTCGTCTCCGAGGGCCGTGCTTCGGCATTTATGGATGTGAATCCGCCGCTGCAGCGCGTGCCTACGCTCTATATTTTGTCCATGATGGAGAAATCGGTCTCTTCCGGCAAGTTCCCCCGCGACTATATCGGCACCTTCTGGTCAGCGGACTCCAAGTGGGGACAAAGCGCCTATCTGCCTTATGTCGCACTGCGCAACAGGGACAATATTCTGATCAAAGGGCTGGCTTATTTCAGCGGCGGCAAGATGGCGGGCAAGACTGCCCCTATAGAAATCGGCGGGTTCATGGCGATGCAAGGGATGGACCCCGGCGGCTATTCCACTCTGCTCCCTACGCAGGAGCTCGGGATTGTCATGACCAAGATCAATGAACGATTCACCCGGACCCGGAGCTATATCAAGGACGGCAAGCCCTGTTTGTCCTATGAGATCTTCCTGGAGGGGGATTTGGACGAGCATTACAGCAGCGATGTTCCCGTCAATTCCCCACAGAAGCTGCATGAGATCGAGCGGGAGTTCGAGCAGCAGATTCAGACGGTGCTGACCGGACTGGTGAAGCAGACCCAGCAGGACCACTCTGATATTTTTGGCATGGGCGAACAGATCCGAAGCCATCATCCCGCCTACTGGAGGGAGCATATCCGCGGCAAAAACGACTGGGAGAGCCTGTACAGCAGTGTTGGTGTAGATATCAGACTGACCCTGCATATCCGCAGAGTGGGCCTCAAGCATGATTAA
- a CDS encoding GerAB/ArcD/ProY family transporter, whose protein sequence is MNNPRQITSLRAAAVISSTIIGVGILSFPRYMTEAGNSSAPLVAFCGVLFSFISYWLLASLCQRFPQETLFVFSRRLIGRPLAAIFTVVIMLLFIVLTGLTVRQFGDVATTVLYKKTPIEATIFLMLLISLLSSRRNVVKFSYIHFFYLPLIVGSILVTILLSLKNVEMLNLQPVLMAPGLQFWKGTREATYLFQSSFVIVLLIPFMEKPGHAVRAGAWAIFLSGAIYVLIVIASVGIFGAEETKLLIYPTLEMARSAAFGEGFLERLDAIFIIIWVISVYTTIYTTYYISAYLLHKLLRFRDQRMASTVLLPVMFILAMLPSNVFESYQWALHLGNAGMMLMFGYPLLLWTVYLLRRHKKKVTS, encoded by the coding sequence ATGAATAATCCGCGCCAGATTACGAGTCTGCGCGCAGCAGCCGTGATCAGCAGCACCATTATCGGAGTGGGCATCCTCAGCTTCCCGCGCTATATGACCGAAGCAGGCAACAGCAGCGCTCCGCTTGTTGCATTCTGCGGCGTACTTTTCTCCTTCATCAGCTACTGGCTGCTGGCCTCCCTGTGCCAGCGGTTTCCGCAGGAGACCCTGTTTGTGTTCAGCCGCCGCCTGATCGGACGCCCGCTTGCTGCTATTTTCACTGTGGTGATTATGCTGCTGTTCATTGTACTCACCGGCCTCACTGTACGCCAGTTCGGGGATGTCGCCACAACCGTGCTGTACAAAAAAACACCGATCGAAGCAACCATCTTCCTGATGCTGCTCATCAGTCTGCTGTCCTCCAGGCGCAACGTTGTGAAGTTCTCCTATATCCACTTCTTCTATCTGCCGCTGATTGTCGGCTCTATTCTGGTTACCATTCTGCTCTCGCTCAAAAATGTGGAGATGCTCAATCTGCAGCCTGTCCTGATGGCTCCCGGCCTCCAGTTCTGGAAAGGGACGCGGGAGGCCACCTATCTGTTCCAAAGCTCCTTCGTCATCGTGCTGCTGATTCCATTCATGGAGAAGCCTGGGCATGCCGTCCGTGCGGGGGCCTGGGCCATCTTCCTGTCGGGTGCAATCTACGTGCTGATCGTCATTGCCTCTGTAGGGATATTCGGTGCCGAGGAGACCAAGCTGCTGATCTACCCTACTCTGGAGATGGCCCGTTCGGCGGCCTTTGGCGAAGGATTCCTGGAGCGGCTGGATGCTATCTTCATTATTATCTGGGTCATCTCTGTCTACACGACGATTTACACTACTTATTACATCTCTGCCTATCTGCTGCACAAGCTGCTGCGATTCCGCGACCAGCGGATGGCCTCCACGGTCCTGCTGCCGGTGATGTTCATCCTGGCCATGCTGCCCTCCAATGTGTTCGAATCTTACCAGTGGGCCCTTCACCTCGGCAATGCCGGCATGATGCTGATGTTCGGCTATCCTCTGCTGTTATGGACGGTCTATCTGCTCAGACGCCACAAGAAGAAGGTGACCTCATGA
- a CDS encoding spore germination protein: MQDWKDKYASYIDKQQSSPPEPKPASGSRLTGELKTDLPELQARLGENGDLVVRDFLLFGAYPAVMLFFSSLVNMEQVREHVLKPLMAPPSGQPEILENAGGMIHYIWSTAVQVTQGTTTADLSALPQAAVKGDLILLIDGIPEALRMEMRQIEMRGVEQPQTEQVIRGPREGYVEKLENNLSLLRYRLQSTDFRIEISPLGARTQSRVALCYIDSVTDSSLVAEVMRRISLIHTDGILDAGYIEQFIEDQPLSPFPQVQSTERPDKTVAALLEGRVAILVDGSPFALIVPALFNQFFQTVDDYTERFIMGSLIRIIRLIALACSLFFPALYVSVISYNPELLPTDFAVAISGGRAGVPFPAVLEVLIMEVSMEVLREATIRLPQMIGGALSIVGVLVIGQAAVGAGLASPITVVIVALTTIGSFATPAYNAAIALRMLRFPLILLAGMFGLYGVMTGTILILNHLLYLESFGVPYMSPYIPGKWRDLKDTLVRVPLWWMRRRPSFLHARDTDRLPRSVPAAEIDQILRQGDETDE; encoded by the coding sequence TTGCAAGATTGGAAAGATAAATATGCCTCCTACATAGATAAGCAACAGTCTTCTCCTCCAGAGCCGAAGCCGGCCAGCGGCAGCAGGCTGACAGGAGAGCTGAAGACCGATCTGCCGGAGCTTCAGGCCAGGCTCGGGGAGAACGGCGACCTGGTCGTGCGCGACTTCCTGCTCTTCGGGGCTTATCCTGCCGTAATGCTCTTCTTCTCCTCACTCGTGAATATGGAGCAGGTGCGTGAGCATGTATTGAAACCGTTAATGGCCCCGCCTTCAGGCCAGCCCGAAATCCTGGAGAATGCGGGCGGAATGATTCATTACATCTGGAGTACTGCCGTCCAGGTCACTCAAGGCACCACAACTGCCGATCTGTCCGCTCTCCCTCAAGCGGCTGTGAAGGGTGACCTGATTCTGCTGATCGACGGGATTCCCGAGGCGCTACGCATGGAGATGCGCCAGATTGAGATGCGTGGGGTCGAGCAGCCGCAGACGGAGCAGGTTATCCGCGGGCCGCGTGAAGGCTATGTGGAGAAGCTGGAGAACAACCTCTCCCTGCTGCGCTACCGGCTGCAGAGCACGGACTTCCGGATTGAAATTAGCCCGCTCGGTGCACGTACTCAGTCGAGGGTGGCTCTATGTTACATTGACAGCGTCACTGACAGCAGTCTGGTCGCTGAAGTCATGCGCAGAATCTCGCTGATTCATACGGACGGCATCCTTGATGCGGGATACATCGAGCAGTTCATCGAAGACCAGCCGCTGTCACCCTTCCCTCAGGTTCAGAGCACTGAGCGGCCGGACAAAACTGTGGCCGCCCTTCTGGAAGGACGGGTCGCCATTCTTGTGGATGGCTCCCCGTTTGCCCTGATTGTTCCCGCCCTCTTCAACCAGTTCTTCCAGACGGTGGATGACTATACGGAACGCTTCATTATGGGCAGCCTAATCCGGATCATCCGGCTGATTGCTTTGGCCTGCTCGCTGTTTTTCCCGGCGTTATATGTGTCTGTCATCTCGTACAACCCCGAGCTGCTGCCTACAGATTTCGCTGTGGCAATCTCGGGCGGCCGGGCGGGTGTGCCGTTTCCGGCTGTGCTGGAGGTGCTGATCATGGAGGTATCTATGGAGGTGCTGCGGGAAGCGACGATCCGGCTGCCGCAGATGATCGGCGGGGCATTATCTATTGTAGGCGTCCTCGTCATCGGACAGGCGGCAGTGGGCGCGGGACTTGCCAGCCCGATCACTGTTGTCATTGTGGCTCTGACGACCATCGGCTCGTTCGCCACTCCGGCCTATAATGCGGCAATCGCCCTGCGGATGCTGCGGTTTCCGCTGATCCTTCTGGCGGGCATGTTCGGCCTCTACGGCGTGATGACAGGTACGATTCTGATTCTGAACCATCTGCTCTACCTGGAGTCCTTCGGAGTTCCCTATATGTCCCCCTACATTCCCGGCAAGTGGCGTGATCTGAAGGATACGCTGGTGCGGGTGCCGCTCTGGTGGATGCGCCGCCGCCCCAGCTTCCTGCATGCCCGGGATACGGACAGACTGCCCCGCAGCGTGCCAGCCGCAGAGATTGATCAGATTCTCAGGCAGGGAGATGAGACCGATGAATAA
- the recQ gene encoding DNA helicase RecQ: MEMQGSLMEQAQAELQKYYGYPDFRDGQKKIVNNLLEGRDTLGILPTGGGKSICYQVPALLQPGLTLVVSPLISLMKDQVDALTTAGIPAAYINSTLSGKEVNERIRAARRGDLKLLYVAPERLELDWFRLEMAGLNISCVAVDEAHCVSQWGHDFRTSYLAVSPFVEQLPQRPILAAFTATATPEVMEDMVRLLRLREPGVFMTGLGRDNLAMSVLRGENKREFVLDYAAQHAHQPGIVYAATRKEVDDLYQRLQAAGITAGRYHAGMNDQERADSQEGFLYDDIRVMVATNAFGMGIDKSNVRYVIHYNMPKNMEAYVQEAGRAGRDGEPSDCILLFSAQDIMTQKFLIEQNPQDPERKANEYRKLQQMIEYCYTTRCLRSAQLDYFGESHDDDHCGICSSCTDERELVDITVEAQKIFSCIHRMRERYGVALVSSVLKGSRNQKVLQYGFEKLPTHGAMSSRSEKEITEIINMLISEGYLALSEGQYPVVRLQPLAAEVLRGQRQVHQRVARTLVTSGTRDRSRSRDTSPSAVNETVFEQLRLIRRELAGREHVPSYIIFNDATLREMSVVCPQTESEMLRVKGVGEVKYRKYGKAFLEFFQNDM, translated from the coding sequence ATGGAGATGCAAGGATCATTAATGGAGCAGGCCCAGGCCGAGCTGCAAAAATATTACGGTTATCCCGATTTCCGGGACGGCCAGAAAAAAATTGTGAACAATCTGCTGGAAGGCCGCGATACGCTGGGCATTCTGCCTACCGGAGGCGGCAAATCCATCTGCTATCAGGTTCCGGCGCTGCTGCAGCCGGGGCTTACCCTGGTCGTCTCACCGCTGATCTCCCTGATGAAGGACCAGGTGGATGCTCTGACGACCGCAGGGATTCCCGCTGCTTATATCAACAGCACCCTGAGCGGCAAGGAAGTGAATGAGCGCATCCGCGCGGCCCGCCGCGGCGATTTGAAGCTGCTCTATGTAGCTCCCGAGCGTCTGGAGCTGGACTGGTTCCGCCTGGAGATGGCCGGACTGAATATCTCTTGCGTGGCTGTCGATGAGGCACACTGCGTCTCGCAGTGGGGCCATGACTTCCGCACCAGTTATCTGGCAGTGTCCCCGTTCGTGGAGCAGCTGCCGCAGCGTCCGATTCTGGCGGCCTTCACCGCTACGGCTACCCCGGAGGTCATGGAGGATATGGTCCGGCTGCTGCGCCTGCGCGAGCCGGGCGTCTTCATGACCGGACTTGGCCGCGACAACCTGGCGATGTCCGTGCTGCGCGGAGAGAACAAGCGCGAGTTCGTGCTGGATTACGCGGCTCAGCATGCCCATCAGCCGGGTATCGTGTATGCCGCCACCCGCAAGGAGGTGGATGATCTCTATCAGCGCCTCCAGGCCGCAGGCATCACCGCCGGGCGCTATCATGCCGGAATGAACGATCAGGAGCGGGCGGACAGCCAGGAAGGCTTCCTCTATGACGATATCCGTGTCATGGTCGCCACTAATGCCTTCGGGATGGGGATCGACAAGTCTAACGTGCGTTATGTCATCCATTACAATATGCCGAAGAACATGGAGGCCTATGTTCAAGAGGCGGGCCGTGCCGGGCGTGACGGGGAGCCGAGCGATTGTATCCTGCTGTTCAGTGCGCAGGATATCATGACCCAGAAATTCCTGATTGAGCAGAACCCGCAGGACCCGGAACGCAAAGCCAACGAATACCGCAAGCTCCAGCAGATGATTGAATACTGCTACACTACCCGCTGCCTGCGCAGTGCGCAGCTCGACTATTTCGGCGAGAGCCATGACGATGATCACTGCGGGATTTGCAGCTCCTGTACCGACGAGCGTGAGCTGGTCGATATCACGGTTGAAGCGCAGAAGATCTTCTCCTGCATCCACCGGATGCGTGAGCGTTACGGCGTGGCGCTGGTCTCATCCGTGCTGAAAGGCTCGCGTAACCAGAAGGTGCTGCAATACGGCTTCGAGAAGCTGCCGACCCACGGCGCTATGTCCAGCCGCAGCGAGAAGGAGATTACCGAGATCATCAATATGCTGATCTCGGAAGGATATCTGGCCTTGTCCGAAGGCCAGTATCCGGTGGTCCGGCTGCAGCCGCTGGCAGCCGAGGTGCTGCGCGGCCAGCGCCAGGTGCATCAGCGCGTGGCCCGCACGCTGGTCACCTCCGGCACGCGGGACCGCAGCCGTTCGCGCGACACTTCGCCGTCTGCGGTCAACGAGACGGTGTTCGAGCAGCTGCGCCTGATCCGCCGCGAGCTGGCGGGGCGCGAGCATGTGCCGTCATACATCATTTTCAATGATGCAACGCTGCGCGAGATGAGCGTGGTCTGTCCGCAGACGGAAAGCGAGATGCTGAGGGTGAAGGGTGTCGGGGAAGTGAAGTACCGGAAGTACGGCAAGGCCTTCCTGGAGTTTTTTCAAAATGACATGTAA